Proteins encoded within one genomic window of Prauserella marina:
- a CDS encoding class I adenylate-forming enzyme family protein — protein MPITSSRPPGLPLSLTYPEAPVSALLAGSALRFGDRVAFRYGQAQLTHAGLHADACRFAGALRAHGIGRGDTVALHLPNRLSFPVAYYGTLLAGATFSPANPLLPAKDLAAQLADCAARAVVTYGPVAAALEGAGIGLVITDEPGSGAGLGFDAFLAGGETKPPEPAVDVHTDLAHLAYTGGTTGRSKGVRLTHRNVLVNTLQYACWGTGSVPGLDDDGNPVLDQIGDAGEWPVRLGTGIGINLTPWFHAMGTIGSLNVPVLSGGTVVLHDRFDPPSYVAEAERLRVTSMSGAPALFAALLACPSFHTADLSSVAMITSGAAPMPHDMINALRGRFPDAVIAEGYGLTEATMGATLSPSWRSGTRKTGSVGVPTFDTEVKIVAAEGGEEPLPVDTKGEVCVRGPQVMAGYHEREAETAAVLVDGWLHTGDVGVLDEDGFLSIVDRKKDMLIYKGYNVYPRELEELLITLPEVTAAAVVGRPSPGIGESPVAFVVRAPGHDDLTESTLLTTVNAQVVPYKRLRELHFVESIPVSAAGKVLKRQLRERL, from the coding sequence ATGCCGATCACATCGTCGCGGCCTCCCGGGCTCCCTCTGTCGCTGACCTATCCGGAAGCTCCGGTGAGCGCGCTGCTCGCGGGTTCCGCGCTGCGATTCGGCGATCGCGTCGCCTTCCGGTACGGGCAAGCACAACTGACCCACGCCGGATTGCACGCCGACGCCTGCCGGTTCGCCGGCGCGCTGCGCGCACACGGCATCGGCCGCGGCGACACGGTCGCCCTTCACCTCCCCAACCGGCTCTCCTTCCCGGTCGCCTACTACGGCACGCTGCTGGCCGGTGCCACGTTCAGCCCGGCCAACCCGCTGTTGCCTGCCAAGGACCTCGCGGCCCAGCTCGCCGACTGCGCGGCGCGCGCGGTCGTCACCTACGGGCCCGTCGCCGCCGCGCTGGAGGGCGCCGGGATCGGCCTCGTCATCACCGACGAACCCGGCTCCGGTGCCGGGCTCGGTTTCGACGCCTTTCTCGCCGGTGGCGAGACAAAACCGCCTGAGCCCGCCGTCGACGTGCACACCGATCTCGCCCACCTCGCCTACACGGGAGGTACCACGGGCCGCTCGAAGGGCGTCCGGCTGACTCACCGCAACGTGCTGGTCAACACGCTGCAATACGCCTGCTGGGGAACCGGCTCCGTTCCCGGCCTCGACGACGACGGCAACCCGGTGCTCGATCAGATCGGCGACGCGGGGGAATGGCCCGTCCGGCTCGGCACGGGCATCGGCATCAACCTGACGCCGTGGTTCCACGCGATGGGCACCATCGGTTCACTGAACGTGCCCGTACTCAGCGGCGGTACCGTCGTGCTGCACGACCGGTTCGACCCACCGTCCTATGTGGCCGAAGCGGAGCGGCTGAGGGTGACGTCGATGAGCGGGGCACCCGCGTTGTTCGCCGCGTTATTGGCCTGTCCCTCGTTCCACACCGCGGACCTCTCCTCGGTCGCGATGATCACCTCGGGCGCGGCGCCCATGCCCCACGACATGATCAACGCCTTGCGCGGACGGTTCCCCGACGCCGTCATCGCGGAAGGTTATGGGCTCACGGAAGCGACAATGGGGGCGACACTGTCGCCATCGTGGCGGTCGGGAACCCGCAAGACCGGCTCCGTGGGAGTACCCACGTTCGACACCGAGGTCAAGATCGTCGCCGCCGAGGGCGGCGAGGAACCCTTGCCAGTCGACACGAAAGGCGAAGTGTGCGTGCGCGGCCCCCAGGTGATGGCCGGGTACCACGAAAGGGAAGCCGAAACGGCGGCCGTTCTCGTCGACGGCTGGCTGCACACCGGCGATGTCGGTGTCCTCGACGAGGACGGTTTTCTGTCCATTGTGGATCGCAAGAAGGACATGCTGATCTACAAGGGATACAACGTCTATCCGAGGGAATTGGAGGAGCTGCTGATCACGTTGCCCGAGGTGACGGCGGCAGCGGTCGTCGGCAGACCCTCCCCCGGCATCGGCGAGTCGCCGGTGGCGTTCGTCGTGCGCGCGCCAGGCCACGACGATCTCACCGAGTCCACATTGCTGACCACGGTCAACGCGCAGGTGGTTCCCTACAAGCGACTCAGGGAACTGCACTTTGTCGAGTCGATCCCGGTTTCGGCAGCGGGAAAGGTGCTCAAGCGGCAGTTGCGCGAGCGGCTCTAG
- a CDS encoding acyl-CoA dehydrogenase family protein produces MSDGPGLYQLPEEHEELRAAVRALAEKEIAPYAAEVDEQERYPAEARDALSKAGFNAVHIPEEYGGQGADAIAACIVIEEVARVDASASLIPAVNKLGTQPILLSASEELKKQVLPSIAAGEVSASYALSEREAGSDTASMRTRAKRDGDTWVLDGTKCWITNAGESSWYTVMAVTDPDAAKKSNGISAFVVHADDPGFSIGPKERKLGIKGSPTREIYFENCVIPADRIIGEPGTGLKTALRTLDHTRPTIGAQALGIAQGALEAAIGYVKERKQFGKAIGDFQGVQFMLADMGTKIEAARNLVYASAAATERGDARAGFIASAAKTYASDIAMEVTTDAVQLFGGAGYTRDFPVERMMRDAKITQIYEGTNQIQRMVMARALLKGK; encoded by the coding sequence GTGAGCGACGGTCCTGGGCTCTACCAACTCCCGGAAGAGCATGAGGAACTGCGCGCCGCGGTGCGCGCGCTGGCCGAGAAGGAAATCGCGCCCTACGCCGCTGAGGTGGACGAGCAGGAGCGCTATCCGGCCGAGGCGAGGGACGCGCTCAGCAAGGCCGGTTTCAACGCGGTGCACATCCCCGAGGAGTACGGCGGCCAGGGTGCGGACGCCATCGCGGCCTGCATCGTCATCGAGGAGGTCGCCCGAGTCGACGCGTCGGCATCGCTGATCCCCGCCGTCAACAAGCTGGGGACCCAGCCCATCCTGCTTTCGGCGTCCGAGGAGCTGAAGAAGCAGGTGCTGCCTTCGATCGCGGCCGGTGAGGTGTCCGCTTCCTACGCGCTGTCGGAACGCGAGGCCGGTTCGGACACCGCGTCGATGCGCACCAGGGCGAAGCGCGACGGCGACACCTGGGTGCTCGACGGTACGAAGTGCTGGATCACCAACGCGGGCGAGTCCAGCTGGTACACGGTCATGGCGGTGACCGACCCCGACGCGGCCAAGAAGTCCAACGGCATCTCCGCTTTCGTCGTGCACGCCGACGATCCCGGTTTTTCCATTGGCCCCAAGGAGCGCAAGCTCGGCATCAAGGGGTCGCCGACGAGGGAGATCTACTTCGAGAACTGCGTGATCCCGGCCGACCGGATCATCGGCGAGCCGGGGACCGGGCTCAAGACCGCGCTGCGCACGCTCGACCACACGAGGCCGACGATCGGCGCGCAGGCACTCGGTATCGCGCAGGGAGCGCTTGAGGCCGCGATCGGCTACGTCAAGGAGCGCAAGCAGTTCGGCAAGGCGATCGGTGATTTCCAGGGCGTGCAGTTCATGCTCGCCGACATGGGCACCAAGATCGAGGCCGCGCGCAACCTGGTGTACGCCTCGGCCGCGGCGACGGAGCGCGGCGACGCGCGCGCGGGCTTCATCGCCAGCGCCGCGAAGACCTACGCCTCCGACATCGCGATGGAGGTGACCACCGACGCGGTGCAGCTCTTCGGTGGCGCGGGCTACACGAGGGACTTCCCGGTCGAGCGCATGATGCGCGACGCCAAGATCACGCAGATCTACGAAGGCACGAACCAGATCCAGCGCATGGTGATGGCAAGGGCACTGCTGAAGGGGAAGTAG
- a CDS encoding NYN domain-containing protein — MPLRASVIIDYQNLHLTGHGLFDSTRFGPAHEALVDPLHFANQLIQTRNQRQRDGMDHAELRKVLVYRGLPSAKHDQKAYARNQAQKAHWERDPRVAVHLRPLKYDYERDENGKKVVGSNGDYIVKSRSEKGVDVLCALALFREALNPAVDVVILASQDTDLEPALDEALALGTAKVETCSWWNPARRYKSPEIRPSTKRIWNTRLGQSEFSRCWDTTDYH, encoded by the coding sequence ATGCCCCTGCGCGCATCGGTGATCATCGACTATCAGAACCTTCACCTCACCGGTCACGGGCTCTTCGACTCGACACGGTTCGGTCCAGCACATGAAGCTTTGGTCGATCCCCTGCACTTCGCCAATCAACTGATTCAGACCCGGAATCAGCGCCAACGCGACGGCATGGATCACGCCGAGCTTCGAAAAGTCCTCGTGTATCGCGGATTGCCGTCCGCCAAGCATGATCAAAAAGCATACGCGCGGAACCAAGCCCAGAAAGCACATTGGGAGCGAGACCCCAGAGTCGCGGTCCACCTTCGCCCGCTGAAGTACGACTACGAGCGGGATGAGAACGGAAAGAAGGTTGTCGGCTCGAATGGTGACTATATCGTCAAGAGCAGATCCGAGAAGGGCGTCGACGTGCTGTGTGCACTCGCGCTCTTCCGCGAGGCCCTCAATCCGGCGGTCGACGTAGTGATCTTGGCGTCTCAAGATACTGACCTTGAACCAGCTCTGGACGAAGCGCTCGCCCTGGGGACCGCCAAGGTCGAAACTTGTTCCTGGTGGAATCCCGCTCGACGATACAAGTCGCCGGAGATTCGGCCATCGACCAAGCGGATCTGGAACACCCGCCTGGGCCAGTCCGAATTCAGCAGGTGCTGGGACACAACCGACTACCACTGA
- a CDS encoding SAM-dependent methyltransferase, whose protein sequence is MDLERPSAGRIYDYLLGRTNNYAIDREFADQQISTSPGLGEFARANRAFLGRAVRYAVETGVRQFVDIGSGLPTQGNVHEIADEVARGEALVAYVDNEPIAHAHSQILLEDTADPARHFAVVGDYFDGAELWESIMDTTPLNPDEPICLLTVALLHLMPPEKQPEAMLADYRDRLPRGSLLVLSHGSVAPDHHELRESAGTVIDNYKRSTHRVHLRAREEITDLFGDFALVDPGLVWIPEWRPSEPVPADPAAIGGLCGVGRKN, encoded by the coding sequence GTGGACCTGGAACGACCAAGCGCCGGTCGCATCTACGACTACCTGCTCGGCAGAACCAACAACTACGCGATCGACCGCGAGTTCGCCGATCAGCAAATCTCGACCTCGCCCGGCCTCGGCGAGTTCGCGCGAGCGAATCGCGCGTTCCTCGGCAGGGCGGTGCGGTACGCAGTCGAGACGGGTGTGCGTCAGTTCGTCGACATCGGCAGTGGCCTGCCGACACAGGGCAACGTGCACGAGATCGCCGACGAAGTCGCACGAGGCGAAGCCCTCGTCGCCTACGTCGACAACGAGCCGATCGCGCACGCGCACTCGCAGATCCTGCTTGAGGACACCGCGGATCCCGCGCGCCACTTCGCGGTCGTCGGCGACTACTTCGACGGAGCGGAACTGTGGGAGTCCATCATGGACACCACGCCGCTGAATCCTGACGAGCCGATCTGCCTGCTGACCGTCGCGCTCCTGCATCTCATGCCGCCGGAGAAGCAACCGGAAGCCATGCTCGCCGACTATCGCGACCGGCTACCACGGGGAAGTCTGCTGGTGCTGTCGCACGGAAGCGTCGCGCCCGATCACCACGAACTTCGAGAAAGCGCGGGCACCGTGATCGACAACTACAAGCGCTCCACCCACAGGGTGCATCTGCGCGCCAGGGAGGAGATCACGGACCTTTTCGGCGACTTCGCCCTCGTCGACCCAGGACTGGTGTGGATACCGGAATGGCGGCCGAGCGAGCCGGTACCCGCCGACCCGGCGGCGATCGGCGGACTGTGCGGAGTCGGCAGGAAGAACTGA
- a CDS encoding DoxX family protein, which produces MYERVRDVTALAGRVAVAVVFLAHGLDKWNAGLGATTDMVEAMGIPLPTLSAIFLIAVEVIGSIAFILGIALPLVGIGYAVAGLGALFFVHLDAGLTGAGGYELVLVLALAGLALGFNGGRLSLDHLLFGRRKAAAREQSVAEAVRA; this is translated from the coding sequence ATGTACGAGCGGGTGCGGGACGTGACCGCGCTGGCAGGACGGGTCGCCGTCGCCGTGGTGTTCCTGGCTCACGGACTCGACAAGTGGAACGCGGGGCTCGGCGCGACCACGGACATGGTCGAGGCCATGGGAATCCCGTTGCCGACGCTGAGCGCGATCTTCCTGATAGCCGTCGAGGTGATCGGCTCCATCGCCTTCATCCTCGGCATCGCGCTGCCACTCGTCGGCATCGGCTATGCCGTCGCGGGACTCGGGGCGCTCTTCTTCGTCCACCTCGACGCGGGGCTCACCGGGGCAGGCGGCTACGAACTGGTGCTCGTCCTCGCGCTCGCCGGGCTGGCGCTGGGTTTCAACGGCGGCAGGCTCTCGCTCGATCACCTGCTTTTCGGGCGCCGAAAAGCCGCCGCGCGGGAACAGTCCGTCGCCGAGGCAGTCCGCGCGTAG
- a CDS encoding TIGR03089 family protein — MSLTELLLRPLGASSARPLVTHYDDALGSRIELSGATLANWAAKTANWLVEEFDVEQGDDVAVELPAHWQTAGVLLGIWWCGGHVVGNGKGAKVAFVGPDSGVSEAANTAVVALDPLGRGLGSKVEEGTQDYLSESRLCGDDFAPMLPIDGDTPALLGATVDEVLALAKSRAAEHGIGPGDRVLSTLDWGLDPALPDGVVTGLLAPFAVGAHLVQVTGSVADKLPAHRTAERTTVDLG, encoded by the coding sequence GTGAGCCTCACCGAACTGCTGCTTCGCCCCTTGGGTGCCTCCTCCGCCCGCCCGCTCGTCACGCACTACGACGACGCGCTCGGCAGCCGCATCGAGCTGTCGGGCGCGACATTGGCCAACTGGGCGGCCAAGACAGCCAACTGGCTGGTCGAGGAATTCGACGTCGAGCAGGGCGACGACGTGGCCGTCGAGCTGCCTGCCCACTGGCAGACGGCGGGAGTGCTGCTGGGCATCTGGTGGTGCGGTGGTCACGTCGTCGGCAATGGCAAGGGAGCCAAGGTCGCTTTCGTGGGGCCGGACTCCGGCGTGAGCGAGGCCGCCAACACGGCCGTCGTCGCTCTCGACCCGCTCGGCAGGGGCCTCGGCTCCAAGGTCGAGGAAGGCACCCAGGACTACCTTTCCGAGTCACGCCTGTGCGGCGACGACTTCGCGCCCATGCTGCCGATCGACGGCGACACCCCCGCACTGCTGGGCGCGACGGTGGACGAGGTACTGGCGCTGGCGAAGTCACGGGCCGCCGAGCACGGCATCGGGCCCGGCGACCGCGTCCTCTCGACCCTCGACTGGGGCCTGGATCCCGCGCTGCCCGACGGTGTCGTCACCGGGCTGCTCGCGCCGTTCGCGGTCGGCGCCCACCTGGTTCAGGTGACCGGCTCCGTCGCGGACAAGCTGCCTGCGCACCGGACGGCGGAACGCACCACGGTCGACCTCGGCTGA